From the Senegalimassilia faecalis genome, one window contains:
- a CDS encoding NRAMP family divalent metal transporter: MVLKHKGKTAAAVDIDASNPLERSSFKTGEAARGPEEALATENAPKQKSKLLLILAALGPGIVTAMAGNDAGGISTYSTVGAQFGFATLWVIPVMCVLLIVVEMTAAKMGAVTGKGFAALIRESFGIRLTALAMFSLLIGNVCTTFSEFAGIASGMEMFGVTKYVAVPVAAVAVWLLIVGGSYKRVEKVFLILSLVFLTYVVAAFLAEPNWEETAINTFVPHVVSDQSFVSLVISMIGTTIAPWMLFFNQSNVVEKGVTPDDLFAQKVDVVSGTIAACLVAWFIIVTTGTVLFPQGITINDAADAARALAPFAGQYAEALFAIGLIAASFLAACVLPLTTAFVICEAFGWEAGVSFKWKEAPLFKSIFTFVIVFSAVIVLIPNINLMGVMLMAQFINGLVLPVLLVFMALISSDKRVMGKYKSGRVTRVLIWITVAIVTVLTAVLLVMQVLGIG, encoded by the coding sequence ATGGTTTTGAAGCACAAGGGCAAAACCGCAGCCGCCGTCGACATCGATGCTTCCAATCCGCTTGAGCGCAGCAGCTTCAAAACCGGCGAGGCAGCACGCGGCCCCGAAGAGGCGCTGGCCACCGAAAACGCCCCTAAGCAGAAAAGCAAGCTGCTGCTTATCCTGGCCGCGCTGGGCCCCGGCATCGTCACGGCCATGGCCGGCAACGACGCTGGCGGCATTTCCACGTACTCCACCGTGGGCGCGCAGTTCGGCTTCGCCACGCTGTGGGTCATCCCCGTCATGTGCGTGCTGCTTATCGTGGTGGAAATGACCGCTGCGAAAATGGGCGCTGTCACCGGCAAGGGCTTCGCCGCGCTTATTCGCGAGTCGTTCGGCATCCGCTTGACGGCCCTGGCCATGTTTTCCCTGCTCATCGGCAATGTTTGCACCACGTTCTCAGAATTCGCCGGCATTGCCTCGGGCATGGAGATGTTCGGCGTCACGAAATACGTGGCCGTGCCCGTGGCCGCGGTGGCTGTGTGGCTGCTTATCGTGGGCGGCAGCTATAAGCGCGTGGAGAAGGTGTTCCTTATCCTGTCGCTCGTGTTCCTAACGTACGTGGTGGCCGCGTTTTTGGCCGAGCCGAATTGGGAAGAAACGGCCATCAACACGTTTGTGCCCCACGTGGTGTCCGACCAAAGCTTCGTGTCGCTGGTCATTTCCATGATCGGCACCACCATTGCGCCGTGGATGCTGTTCTTCAACCAAAGCAACGTGGTGGAGAAGGGCGTCACGCCCGACGATCTGTTTGCGCAGAAGGTCGACGTGGTGTCCGGTACCATCGCAGCTTGTTTGGTGGCCTGGTTCATCATCGTCACCACCGGCACCGTGCTGTTCCCGCAGGGCATCACCATCAACGACGCCGCCGACGCGGCGCGCGCGCTGGCACCGTTCGCAGGCCAATACGCCGAGGCGCTGTTCGCCATCGGCTTGATTGCCGCGTCGTTTTTGGCCGCGTGTGTTCTGCCGCTGACCACGGCGTTCGTTATCTGCGAAGCATTCGGCTGGGAAGCGGGCGTGTCCTTCAAATGGAAGGAAGCGCCGCTGTTCAAGAGCATCTTCACGTTCGTCATCGTGTTCTCCGCCGTCATCGTGCTGATTCCGAACATCAACCTTATGGGCGTCATGCTGATGGCGCAGTTCATCAACGGCCTGGTGCTGCCGGTGCTGCTGGTGTTCATGGCGCTGATCTCGTCGGACAAGCGCGTGATGGGCAAGTACAAGTCCGGCCGCGTCACCCGCGTGCTCATCTGGATCACCGTGGCCATTGTTACCGTGCTGACGGCGGTGCTGCTGGTCATGCAAGTGCTCGGCATCGGATAG
- a CDS encoding RrF2 family transcriptional regulator encodes MKASTEYGMRTVLYLAERGTVCSSRDVAEEMSIPRDYLIQLAQLLRNAGIIAARPGKHGGYSLAKDPAQISVYDVMHALADDQKRPAKRKKVATRQTDIARSVVSACNMVERGIDAHMSALTLQMLLDYMHSEKPDNEFIAHQMQQQIDRLLAE; translated from the coding sequence TTGAAAGCTTCGACTGAATACGGGATGCGCACAGTGCTGTATTTGGCAGAAAGGGGCACGGTGTGCTCGTCGCGCGACGTGGCGGAGGAGATGTCGATTCCCCGCGATTACCTTATTCAGCTTGCCCAGCTGCTGCGCAATGCGGGCATCATTGCCGCGCGTCCTGGTAAGCACGGCGGCTACAGTCTTGCGAAAGACCCAGCTCAGATTAGCGTTTACGATGTGATGCACGCGCTTGCGGACGACCAGAAGCGCCCCGCGAAGCGCAAAAAGGTCGCCACGCGCCAAACGGATATCGCGCGCAGCGTTGTGTCGGCGTGCAACATGGTGGAGCGCGGCATTGACGCGCACATGTCGGCGTTGACGCTGCAGATGCTGCTTGACTACATGCACAGCGAAAAGCCCGACAACGAATTCATCGCGCATCAGATGCAGCAGCAAATCGATCGCTTGCTGGCTGAATAG
- a CDS encoding 5-formyltetrahydrofolate cyclo-ligase has protein sequence MALKESTRKLVLEKRDAIPADQRVKKSQRICDQLMQIALHHVDESTNISRNGLFIAAYEPMRSEVDVHPFFREAFARGWHVCLPCMAKDTESAKARMVFFELSEKRIFDERPAFLDHPAQPFLLADLHAQGWHEIDEVLFDIAVIPMVAFDSTLMRLGYGGGNYDRFLPKLRPDCLVAGVAFAEQQIPVVPTEPHDLSLPRIIRA, from the coding sequence ATGGCATTAAAGGAATCTACCCGAAAACTTGTGCTCGAAAAACGCGATGCGATTCCAGCCGATCAGCGCGTAAAGAAAAGCCAGCGAATCTGCGATCAACTGATGCAAATCGCGCTTCACCATGTTGACGAATCGACGAATATCTCAAGGAACGGGCTGTTCATTGCGGCCTACGAGCCTATGCGCAGCGAAGTTGACGTGCATCCGTTCTTCCGCGAAGCATTCGCGCGCGGGTGGCATGTTTGCCTGCCTTGCATGGCGAAGGATACGGAAAGCGCCAAGGCGCGTATGGTGTTTTTCGAGCTGTCCGAGAAGCGCATTTTCGACGAGCGTCCAGCATTTCTCGACCACCCGGCACAGCCGTTTCTGCTTGCCGACTTGCATGCCCAGGGATGGCACGAGATAGATGAGGTCCTGTTCGATATCGCGGTTATTCCCATGGTCGCGTTCGACAGCACGCTTATGCGCCTAGGATACGGCGGCGGCAACTACGACCGATTCCTGCCGAAGCTACGCCCCGATTGCCTTGTTGCCGGCGTGGCATTCGCCGAACAACAGATTCCCGTCGTCCCTACCGAGCCGCACGACCTGTCGCTCCCCCGCATCATCCGCGCCTAG
- a CDS encoding Na+/H+ antiporter NhaC family protein, which yields MEEAFELISTGAWSIVPPLLALALALITKEVYSSLTIGVFVGMVIYQFTLNGVGVDPLVTAFTDVPSAMAMQIADNGALLLFLALLGALTVVIATAGGSRAYAEWVSTHIKNAKMAQVLTALLGIIIFVDDYFNCLTVGAVMRPVTDKFRVSHEKLAWIIDSTAAPVCIIAPVSSWAVAVGGYLGEDGFTTFVQSIPYNFYALLTIFFVFFMLISGKNDYGPMRAAEEEARGEIVREGGALEKMATMGLSDKAEANLDDHTNLESVVTEQSDIEMSAAPAMEEYKGLNISEKGKVHDLVVPILVLIVFSILGMLYTGGFFEGVDFATAVGEDPVSGLCIGATVALCVAGAMFLPRGLTTLSGFVESISEGVRSMVGAIMILVLAWSLGGCCRYMLGTGEFVSNFLNGLGVGLGILPCIIFLVAGFIGFAMGTSWGTIALILPIVVGVFPEGDPLFLVAVGATLAGAVYGDHISPISDTTILSSAGAKCNHLRHVATQLPYATTVMVVCFVCYIVAGFTANPWISLALGVVLTVVAVLCLHKSSFGAKK from the coding sequence ATGGAAGAGGCTTTCGAGCTTATCAGCACCGGCGCGTGGTCAATCGTGCCGCCGCTGCTGGCGCTGGCTCTGGCACTCATCACGAAGGAGGTGTACTCGTCGCTGACCATCGGCGTGTTCGTGGGCATGGTCATCTACCAGTTCACCCTCAACGGCGTGGGTGTCGACCCGCTGGTCACGGCGTTTACCGACGTGCCCAGCGCCATGGCCATGCAAATCGCCGACAACGGAGCGCTGCTGCTATTCCTTGCGCTGCTGGGCGCGCTGACCGTGGTCATCGCCACGGCGGGCGGCAGCCGCGCGTATGCGGAGTGGGTGTCCACCCATATCAAGAACGCGAAGATGGCCCAGGTGCTCACGGCGCTGCTTGGCATCATCATCTTCGTGGACGATTACTTCAACTGCCTGACGGTCGGCGCCGTTATGCGTCCCGTCACTGACAAATTCCGCGTCAGCCACGAAAAGCTGGCATGGATCATCGACTCCACGGCTGCCCCGGTGTGCATCATCGCGCCGGTGTCCTCGTGGGCCGTTGCGGTTGGCGGTTACCTGGGCGAAGACGGTTTCACCACGTTCGTACAATCTATTCCGTACAACTTCTACGCGCTGCTGACCATCTTCTTCGTGTTCTTCATGCTGATTTCGGGCAAGAACGATTACGGCCCGATGCGCGCGGCTGAGGAAGAGGCCCGCGGCGAAATCGTGCGTGAAGGCGGCGCGCTTGAAAAGATGGCCACCATGGGTCTGTCCGACAAGGCCGAGGCGAACCTTGACGACCATACGAACCTGGAGTCGGTGGTTACCGAGCAGTCCGACATCGAGATGTCCGCTGCGCCGGCCATGGAAGAGTACAAGGGCTTGAACATCTCCGAAAAGGGCAAGGTGCACGACCTGGTGGTGCCTATTCTGGTGCTCATCGTGTTCTCTATCCTGGGCATGCTGTACACGGGCGGCTTCTTCGAAGGCGTCGATTTCGCCACCGCGGTTGGCGAAGACCCGGTCAGCGGCCTGTGCATCGGCGCCACCGTGGCGCTGTGCGTTGCTGGCGCCATGTTCCTGCCGCGTGGCCTGACCACGCTGAGCGGCTTCGTGGAGAGCATCTCCGAAGGCGTGCGCTCCATGGTGGGCGCCATCATGATTTTGGTGCTGGCGTGGAGCTTGGGCGGCTGCTGCCGCTATATGCTGGGCACGGGCGAGTTCGTGAGCAATTTCCTGAACGGTTTGGGCGTTGGCCTGGGCATTCTGCCGTGCATTATCTTCCTGGTGGCGGGCTTCATCGGCTTTGCCATGGGCACCAGCTGGGGTACCATCGCGCTGATCCTGCCCATCGTGGTGGGCGTGTTCCCCGAGGGCGACCCTCTGTTCCTGGTGGCGGTTGGCGCAACGCTGGCCGGTGCTGTGTACGGCGACCACATCTCGCCGATTTCGGACACGACGATCCTGTCGTCGGCGGGCGCGAAGTGCAACCACCTGCGTCATGTGGCTACGCAGCTGCCGTATGCCACCACCGTCATGGTGGTGTGCTTCGTGTGCTACATCGTGGCTGGTTTCACGGCGAACCCGTGGATTTCCCTGGCGCTTGGCGTGGTGCTGACCGTTGTGGCCGTGCTGTGCCTGCATAAGTCCAGCTTCGGCGCGAAGAAATAG
- a CDS encoding sodium:solute symporter family protein, with amino-acid sequence MVAKICMVLIFIGVAVGVGLYCRRTTSSVDGFVLGGRNVGPWMSAFAYGTSYFSAVVFVGYAGQFGWKYGIAAVWAGIGNAILGSLLAWWVLGPRTREMTHRLGATTMPEFFGKRFKSKGLRIASAAIIFVFLIPYTASVYNGLSRLFGMAFGLPYEVCVIGMAVITCLYVVLGGYMATVMNDFLQGIVMLFGIVAVIAAVILNNGGFSEAITTLSQIPAEGSQMAGPFVSMFGPDLFNLLGVVVLTSLGTWGLPQMVQKFYAIKSGPAVKQGAIISTLFAFVVAGGSYFLGGFGRLYADQIEMGANGAPVYDSIIPTMLSTLPDLLIGIVIVLVLSASMSTLSSLVLTSSSTLTLDLLQGNVVKGMSEKKKLGWMRGLIVVFIVVSAALALVQYNSSITFIAQLMGISWGALAGAFLGPFLWGLYSGRISKAAVWCSFIVGVCLTSGNMVLTLMGTPLIASPINCGALAMLLSLVIVPVVSLFTKAVPFEVNPPTPEGAIDREYQQELAAESEAK; translated from the coding sequence ATGGTTGCAAAAATCTGCATGGTTTTGATTTTCATCGGCGTGGCAGTCGGCGTAGGGTTGTACTGTAGACGTACAACGTCAAGCGTCGATGGCTTCGTGCTGGGCGGCCGCAACGTCGGCCCCTGGATGAGCGCGTTCGCATACGGCACTAGCTACTTCTCTGCTGTGGTGTTCGTCGGCTACGCTGGCCAGTTCGGCTGGAAATACGGCATCGCCGCCGTGTGGGCCGGCATCGGCAATGCTATTCTGGGCAGCTTGCTGGCCTGGTGGGTGCTTGGCCCGCGCACGCGCGAGATGACGCACCGCTTGGGTGCCACCACCATGCCCGAGTTCTTCGGCAAGCGCTTCAAGTCGAAGGGCCTGCGCATTGCCAGCGCGGCCATCATCTTCGTGTTCCTGATCCCCTACACCGCCAGCGTGTACAACGGCCTGTCGCGCCTATTCGGCATGGCATTTGGCCTGCCGTACGAGGTATGCGTCATCGGCATGGCCGTTATCACCTGCCTGTACGTGGTGCTTGGCGGCTACATGGCCACGGTCATGAACGACTTTCTGCAGGGCATCGTCATGCTGTTCGGCATTGTGGCCGTTATCGCGGCGGTTATCCTGAACAACGGCGGCTTCAGCGAGGCCATCACCACGCTGTCTCAGATTCCTGCCGAGGGCTCGCAGATGGCCGGCCCGTTCGTCAGCATGTTCGGCCCTGACCTGTTCAACCTGCTTGGCGTGGTGGTGCTGACCAGCCTGGGCACGTGGGGTCTGCCGCAGATGGTGCAGAAGTTTTACGCCATCAAGTCTGGTCCGGCCGTGAAGCAGGGCGCTATCATCTCCACGTTGTTCGCGTTCGTGGTTGCTGGCGGCAGCTACTTCCTGGGCGGTTTCGGCCGCTTATACGCTGATCAGATCGAGATGGGTGCCAACGGCGCTCCGGTGTACGACTCCATCATCCCCACTATGCTGTCCACGCTGCCTGACCTGCTCATCGGCATCGTGATCGTGCTGGTGCTTTCGGCCAGCATGTCCACGCTGTCGTCGCTGGTGCTCACCTCGTCGTCCACGCTGACGCTTGACCTGCTGCAGGGCAACGTGGTGAAGGGCATGAGCGAGAAAAAGAAGCTCGGCTGGATGCGCGGTCTGATCGTGGTGTTCATCGTGGTTTCCGCCGCGCTGGCGCTGGTGCAGTACAATTCGTCCATCACGTTCATCGCGCAGCTCATGGGCATTTCCTGGGGCGCGCTTGCTGGCGCATTTTTGGGCCCGTTCCTGTGGGGCTTGTACTCCGGCCGCATCTCCAAGGCTGCCGTGTGGTGCAGCTTCATCGTGGGCGTATGCCTGACCAGCGGAAACATGGTGCTCACGCTTATGGGCACGCCGCTGATCGCCAGCCCCATCAACTGCGGCGCGCTGGCCATGCTGCTGTCGCTGGTTATCGTGCCGGTGGTCAGCCTGTTCACGAAGGCGGTGCCGTTCGAGGTGAATCCGCCCACGCCCGAAGGCGCCATCGACCGCGAATACCAGCAAGAACTGGCCGCCGAAAGCGAAGCGAAATAG
- a CDS encoding phenylacetate--CoA ligase family protein has product MDMKPEQLELIKNQFKTLKDRSPFYARKFKGIDLSDVQTQEDFEKLPFSEKADLREAYPLGLQAVPDEEVVRIHSSSGTTGTPVIIPYTQQDVIDWATIFARCYETAGITNKDRIQITPGYGLWTAGIGFQLGCERLGAMAIPMGPGNTEKQLKMMQDLHTTVITGTSSYALLLAEEISKRGLRDKLDLRKGVIGSERWGDKMRNRIANEMGIEIFDIYGLTEIYGPGIGISCNEHHGMHIWEDYVYCEIVDPKTGEPLPDGEVGELVLTTLRKQGAPLIRYRTHDLTRIIPGDCKCAYGCHHPRIDILTGRTDDMVKVKGCNMFPAQIEEVIQFTDGASSEYQVMIEAVNGHDVLTVLFETPLEGEELERCEAQLAAIFKAKIGCTPEAKGVPMGELPRSEKKTKRIFDSRY; this is encoded by the coding sequence ATGGATATGAAGCCGGAGCAGCTTGAGCTCATCAAGAACCAGTTCAAAACGCTGAAGGACCGCTCGCCGTTCTACGCGCGGAAATTCAAGGGAATCGACCTGTCCGACGTGCAGACGCAGGAAGATTTCGAGAAGCTGCCGTTTTCGGAAAAGGCCGACCTGCGCGAGGCGTATCCGCTGGGACTGCAGGCCGTTCCCGACGAAGAGGTTGTGCGCATCCACAGCTCGTCGGGCACTACGGGCACGCCGGTTATCATCCCGTACACGCAGCAGGACGTCATCGACTGGGCAACCATTTTCGCGCGCTGCTACGAAACGGCGGGCATCACGAACAAGGACCGTATCCAGATCACTCCGGGCTATGGCCTGTGGACTGCCGGCATCGGCTTTCAGCTGGGCTGCGAGCGTTTGGGCGCCATGGCCATCCCCATGGGCCCCGGCAACACGGAAAAGCAGCTAAAGATGATGCAGGACCTGCACACCACCGTTATCACCGGCACTAGCAGCTATGCGCTGCTGCTGGCCGAGGAAATCAGCAAGCGCGGCCTGCGCGATAAGCTTGACCTGCGCAAAGGCGTGATCGGCTCCGAGCGTTGGGGGGACAAGATGCGCAACCGCATCGCCAACGAGATGGGCATCGAAATCTTCGACATCTATGGTTTGACCGAGATATATGGCCCGGGTATCGGCATTTCGTGCAACGAGCACCACGGCATGCACATCTGGGAAGACTACGTGTACTGCGAGATCGTCGACCCGAAGACGGGCGAGCCGCTGCCCGACGGCGAAGTGGGCGAGCTGGTGCTGACCACGCTGCGCAAGCAGGGCGCGCCGCTTATCCGCTACCGCACGCACGACCTGACGCGCATCATCCCGGGCGACTGCAAGTGTGCGTACGGCTGCCACCACCCGCGCATCGACATCCTGACAGGCCGCACCGACGACATGGTGAAGGTGAAGGGCTGCAACATGTTCCCGGCGCAGATAGAGGAAGTCATTCAGTTTACCGACGGCGCTTCGTCGGAGTATCAGGTGATGATCGAGGCCGTGAACGGGCACGATGTGCTGACCGTGCTGTTCGAGACGCCGCTTGAGGGCGAAGAGCTCGAGCGCTGCGAGGCGCAGCTGGCCGCCATCTTCAAGGCGAAGATCGGCTGCACGCCCGAGGCAAAGGGCGTTCCCATGGGCGAACTTCCGCGCAGCGAAAAGAAAACGAAGCGCATCTTCGACAGCCGCTACTAG
- a CDS encoding 2-oxoacid:acceptor oxidoreductase family protein — translation MLNVLLAGVGGQGTVLAAKLLAQAALEKGWQVRTAETIGMAQRGGNVVSHVRIGDKGETVHASLVSRGMADLVIAFEPAEAARVLPYLAPAGTLVTATTAVQPVTAALSTDPYRAIDVVANIQRALEGTKATFIPVDDQALVEAAGSRKVLNNLLLAKALQTGCIPISLVDLRSAIAACVKPKLVDMNLRAVDIAVAE, via the coding sequence ATGCTTAACGTTTTACTTGCAGGCGTAGGCGGGCAGGGCACCGTTTTGGCGGCGAAGTTGTTGGCCCAGGCGGCGCTTGAAAAGGGCTGGCAGGTGCGCACGGCCGAAACCATCGGCATGGCGCAGCGCGGCGGCAACGTGGTGTCGCACGTGCGCATCGGCGACAAGGGCGAAACGGTGCACGCATCGCTGGTAAGCCGCGGCATGGCCGACCTGGTCATCGCGTTCGAGCCGGCCGAGGCTGCGCGCGTGCTTCCGTACTTGGCGCCGGCGGGCACGCTGGTCACGGCAACCACGGCGGTGCAGCCCGTCACGGCGGCGCTGTCCACCGACCCGTACCGTGCAATCGACGTGGTGGCGAACATCCAGCGCGCGCTTGAGGGCACGAAGGCAACGTTCATTCCCGTGGACGACCAGGCGCTGGTGGAGGCCGCGGGAAGCCGCAAGGTGCTGAACAACCTGCTTCTGGCGAAAGCCCTGCAAACGGGTTGCATTCCTATCAGCTTGGTTGACCTGCGCAGCGCCATCGCCGCGTGCGTGAAGCCGAAGCTGGTGGACATGAATCTGCGTGCCGTGGATATTGCTGTGGCGGAGTAG
- a CDS encoding thiamine pyrophosphate-dependent enzyme: protein MTKQLLMGNEAFAHAALEAGVRVVAGYPGTPSSEVIETIAKLHADGSAQGVHVEWSTNEKSALELLAGAAYCGARTLFTCKQVGLNVASDALMSLNYVGVKGGTVLFVADDPGPISSQTEQDTRRFGNFSKVPVLDPATPDQGFAMMQAAFELSEQYKTPVIMRPTTRVCHASTFFDVAESTQAKPVPEEGFQRDSRWVIFPKRAFEGHGEINERLRKIAVTYAADERFARFNPMDERRIAGESTRFGIAAGGVSAAYALEALRILEQRADERGIHMPAYRFWQVGTPFPFPERTCEKFAAGLSDVIVFEELDHVIEDELLAYAGKTHAAYNVHGKLTGEARDRGENDVDDIVERLAKFLGVPELAQVESPVTYESAEPEFPLPVRPPVLCPGCPHRGSFYAVKRALGKTPAVYCGDIGCYTLGNAMPLDAVDTCLCMGAGVTMAQGFSVADPGKKALAFIGDSTFFASGMTGVANAVYNGHDFTLCVLDNATTAMTGSQPHPGTGVTLMGPKRKPISIERVLEALGMECIVHANPLDLQQSIDAAKKAIDFEGPSAILFESPCVQLFKPEVPVVLDAQRCTGCKKCITEIGCPGIGFDADARGPKSGQRGQAFIDPSQCNGCGLCTQVCPFDCIQVAKREGADNA from the coding sequence ATGACGAAACAATTGCTGATGGGCAACGAGGCATTCGCCCATGCCGCCTTGGAGGCGGGCGTCCGCGTGGTCGCCGGCTATCCGGGCACGCCGTCATCGGAGGTAATCGAAACAATCGCGAAGCTGCATGCGGACGGGTCCGCCCAGGGCGTGCACGTCGAGTGGTCAACGAACGAGAAAAGCGCGCTTGAGCTGCTGGCCGGCGCGGCGTATTGCGGCGCGCGTACGCTGTTCACGTGCAAGCAGGTGGGCCTGAACGTGGCAAGCGACGCGCTTATGAGCCTGAACTACGTGGGCGTCAAGGGCGGCACGGTGCTGTTCGTGGCAGACGATCCGGGCCCCATCTCGTCGCAAACCGAGCAGGACACGCGTCGCTTCGGCAACTTCTCGAAGGTGCCGGTACTCGATCCGGCCACGCCCGACCAGGGCTTCGCCATGATGCAGGCGGCGTTCGAACTTTCCGAGCAGTACAAAACGCCGGTCATCATGCGCCCCACCACGCGCGTTTGCCATGCGTCCACGTTCTTCGACGTTGCGGAAAGCACGCAAGCCAAGCCGGTGCCGGAAGAGGGCTTTCAGCGTGACTCGCGCTGGGTCATCTTCCCGAAGCGCGCCTTCGAAGGCCATGGCGAAATCAACGAGCGCCTGCGCAAGATTGCGGTGACGTACGCCGCCGACGAACGTTTCGCGCGCTTCAACCCCATGGACGAACGTCGCATCGCGGGCGAATCCACGCGTTTCGGCATTGCGGCCGGCGGCGTGTCGGCAGCGTATGCGCTTGAGGCGCTGCGCATCTTAGAGCAGCGCGCCGACGAGCGCGGCATCCATATGCCGGCCTACCGCTTCTGGCAGGTGGGCACGCCGTTCCCGTTCCCCGAGCGCACGTGTGAGAAGTTCGCGGCCGGGCTTTCGGACGTCATCGTGTTCGAAGAGCTTGACCACGTCATCGAAGACGAGCTGCTGGCGTACGCCGGCAAAACGCACGCGGCATATAACGTGCACGGCAAGTTGACGGGCGAGGCGCGCGACCGCGGCGAGAACGACGTCGACGACATCGTCGAGCGCTTGGCGAAGTTCCTGGGTGTTCCCGAGCTTGCACAGGTGGAATCGCCCGTAACGTACGAATCGGCCGAACCCGAGTTCCCGCTGCCCGTGCGCCCGCCGGTGCTGTGCCCGGGCTGCCCGCATCGCGGCAGCTTCTACGCGGTGAAGCGCGCGCTCGGCAAAACGCCGGCTGTGTACTGCGGCGACATCGGGTGCTACACGCTGGGCAACGCCATGCCGCTTGACGCGGTGGACACGTGCCTTTGCATGGGCGCCGGCGTGACCATGGCGCAGGGCTTTTCGGTGGCCGACCCCGGCAAGAAGGCGCTGGCGTTCATCGGCGACTCCACGTTCTTCGCCAGCGGCATGACCGGTGTGGCCAACGCGGTGTACAACGGCCACGACTTCACGCTGTGCGTGCTTGACAACGCTACCACGGCCATGACGGGCAGCCAGCCGCATCCGGGCACGGGCGTGACGCTGATGGGCCCGAAGCGCAAGCCCATCTCCATTGAGCGCGTGCTTGAGGCGCTTGGCATGGAGTGTATCGTGCACGCAAACCCGCTTGACCTGCAACAATCCATCGATGCGGCGAAGAAAGCCATCGATTTCGAGGGTCCATCGGCCATTCTGTTCGAAAGCCCGTGCGTGCAGCTGTTCAAGCCCGAAGTCCCCGTGGTGCTTGACGCGCAGCGCTGCACCGGCTGCAAGAAGTGCATCACCGAGATCGGCTGCCCGGGCATCGGATTCGATGCCGACGCGCGCGGCCCGAAAAGCGGCCAGCGCGGCCAGGCGTTCATCGACCCCAGCCAGTGCAACGGTTGCGGGCTGTGCACGCAGGTGTGCCCGTTCGATTGCATTCAGGTTGCGAAGAGGGAAGGGGCCGACAATGCTTAA
- the purE gene encoding 5-(carboxyamino)imidazole ribonucleotide mutase, whose translation MSCDHKNPVVGIIMGSESDMPNMEPCMKQLDEFGVPYEVKVASAHRKPAEVHEWASTAHERGIKVIIAAAGKAAHLGGVVAAYTPDPVIAVPMKTSDLGGLDSLLSMVQMPSGVPVATVAINGAKNAAILAVQMLGTGCDGARQKIIDMKKAMAEA comes from the coding sequence ATGTCTTGCGATCATAAGAATCCGGTTGTCGGCATCATCATGGGCTCGGAAAGCGACATGCCCAACATGGAGCCGTGCATGAAACAGCTCGACGAGTTCGGCGTTCCGTATGAGGTGAAGGTTGCCAGCGCGCACCGCAAGCCCGCCGAGGTGCACGAATGGGCGTCCACAGCGCATGAGCGCGGCATCAAGGTCATCATTGCCGCTGCCGGCAAGGCTGCGCATTTGGGTGGCGTGGTTGCGGCTTACACGCCCGATCCCGTTATCGCCGTGCCTATGAAAACCAGCGACCTGGGTGGCCTGGATTCGCTGCTTTCCATGGTGCAGATGCCCTCCGGCGTGCCGGTGGCCACCGTTGCCATCAACGGTGCCAAGAATGCGGCCATCCTGGCGGTGCAGATGCTGGGCACGGGTTGCGACGGCGCACGCCAGAAGATCATCGACATGAAGAAGGCTATGGCCGAGGCGTAA